The Persephonella sp. KM09-Lau-8 nucleotide sequence TCTTTCCTTTAAGCCAAGGTCACCAGAAAAGATTAAACTTTTCCACTTTCCGTTAATTTTTACATCTATCTGGACATAAGCAGACCCAAGAATATGTCCGGCATTTTTGAAGGTTATTTTGAGGTAATCTGTAATTTCAAAAGGTTGATGATAATCCAGAGTTATTTTGAAATGTTCCATTGCATCATAAACATCATCCTCATCATACAAAGGTGGGGGAACATCTTCAGGATGTCCACGCCTAAGGGCTTTTTTATATCTGGTTCTGTATTCCTCTTCCATAACTTTTGCAGCGTCAAGGAGCATTATACGGGCAATGTTTCTGGTAGGTGCAGTAGAAATTATTTTTCCTCTAAATCCTTTTTTTACTAAAAGTGGAATTCTACCTATATGGTCAATATGGGCATGGGTTACTATAAGGTAATCTATATCCCTTGGATTAAAACCAAAATCTTCATAGTTATATTTTTCATCATGTCCCTGAAACATACCACAATCAACCAACAGTTTGATACTACCCACTTCGAGAAGGTGGCAGGAGCCTGTTACAGTTTCTGCAGCACCAAAAGAGCGAACCACTACTTTATCAATCATTTTATTCCCCCTAATGATGATGAATTAAGCCTAAACCTCTAAGAATAAGCCATATTCCAAGAAGTATAACTATTACACCTGAAAAAGAAGCCAGTCTCTTCCTTAGTTTTGGACTGAGAACCTGAAACAACTTACTGGCAAAAAGCATTGCAGGCACAGTTCCCAGTCCAAATGCGAGCATAACAAGCATTCCCCTGAAAGGAGAACCTTCAAAAATAGCTTGCATTAAAAATGCATATACCAGTGGACAGGGTAAAAATCCATTAAACATCCCAAGGAAAAATGGATTTTTTCTAAATTTGGCCAAAATCTCACTGATTGTTATAAAGATAAGGTCTAATCCCGGAACACCTTTTTCTTTTATATTTCCAGTTATTTGTAGTCCAAATACAACCATTGCAACACCCAGAAAAACAGAAAGAGATTTTTGGAAAAGCTGAAACTCAATTTTATGGAAGAACATTCCGGCATATCCTGCAATAAAGCCAAGAAACATATAAGAAAAAATTCTTCCTGCACTATAAAGGAGATTACCAATTAACCATGAACGGTGTTGGATTAAAGGAGGAATAAAACCGCACATTCCGATACAGTGGTATGACCCAAGAAAACCTGCCAGTGTTATCAGAAGATACTTAAGCAATTACTTCCTCCTATTCATTTTCAAAGATAATAATATAACTATATTCCCAACTACGCAATGTAATAAAATAAAAATAAAAAGGAGGAAAAATTGAGAATAGTTTTCTGGGGAACACCAGATTTTGCAGCTGAAAGTCTAAAAGCCCTTCTAAACTCAAAACATCAGGTTGTTGGAGTTGTTACACAGCCAGATAAGCCTAAGGGAAGGGGCAAAAAGCTAACTCCCCCACCGGTAAAAGTTGTTGCACAGGAAGCAGGTATTCCTGTTTTTCAACCTGAAAAGGTAAAAAACAATAAAGAGCTTTATGAGAAACTTAAAAAACTAAACCCTGATATATTCGTAGTTGTTGCCTACGGAAAAATATTACCTAAAGAAATTATAGAACTTCCTAAATACAAAACAATCAATGTTCATGCATCTTTACTTCCGGAATACAGGGGTGCTGCACCTATCCACAGGGCAATAATGGAAGGAAAAGAAAAAACAGGTGTTTGTATAATGGAAATAACAGAAGAATTAGATGCCGGTGATATATATGAATGTGTTGAAGTTCCGATAACTCCTGAAGATGATATTGTCTCCCTGCACGATAAACTGGCATCAGAGGGAGCAAAACTACTTGTAGAAGTTCTGGACAAAATAGAAAAAGGAGAAATAACAAAAACACCCCAAGAGCACAGTAAAGCCACTTATGCAAAACCGATACAAAAGGAAGAAGGTAAAATAGACTGGAACAGACCTGCAAAAGAAATATTTAATCAAATTAGAGCACTGAAGGTCTGGCCTAAAGCATTTACAAAATTTAGAGATAAAGAAATCAAAATCCTTGCCGCCCAAATAATAGATGAAAACTCCACAGGAAAAGCAGGTGAAATAGTCAAAATAATCAAAGGCAAAGGGTTTGTCGTCCAGACAGGAAAAGGTCAATTACTTATTACTAAAGTTCAATTTCCAAATAGCAAAGCAATAACTGCAGACGAAGCAGTTAGAGGATATCACATAAAAGAAG carries:
- a CDS encoding sulfite exporter TauE/SafE family protein — its product is MLKYLLITLAGFLGSYHCIGMCGFIPPLIQHRSWLIGNLLYSAGRIFSYMFLGFIAGYAGMFFHKIEFQLFQKSLSVFLGVAMVVFGLQITGNIKEKGVPGLDLIFITISEILAKFRKNPFFLGMFNGFLPCPLVYAFLMQAIFEGSPFRGMLVMLAFGLGTVPAMLFASKLFQVLSPKLRKRLASFSGVIVILLGIWLILRGLGLIHHH
- the fmt gene encoding methionyl-tRNA formyltransferase, with the translated sequence MRIVFWGTPDFAAESLKALLNSKHQVVGVVTQPDKPKGRGKKLTPPPVKVVAQEAGIPVFQPEKVKNNKELYEKLKKLNPDIFVVVAYGKILPKEIIELPKYKTINVHASLLPEYRGAAPIHRAIMEGKEKTGVCIMEITEELDAGDIYECVEVPITPEDDIVSLHDKLASEGAKLLVEVLDKIEKGEITKTPQEHSKATYAKPIQKEEGKIDWNRPAKEIFNQIRALKVWPKAFTKFRDKEIKILAAQIIDENSTGKAGEIVKIIKGKGFVVQTGKGQLLITKVQFPNSKAITADEAVRGYHIKEGEFLG